In Candidatus Poribacteria bacterium, the genomic stretch CGCGCAACTGTGGGACATCGGCTTCCAACTGTCGTTTGCTGCGGTGGCAGCTATTGTTTATCTTGCACCCAAGTGGGAGGGCTTTATCGCCCGTATCTTCGGGTTCGGTCGAACCGATTCGACGGTTGATCGCGATAGTGTGCTGCGCCCTCAATCCCTTTGGGGACGTGCAGCTTGGTGGCTGGCGATGGGGTTTGGAGTGACATTATCCGCACAGGTGGGGACGACTTTAATCGGCGCATGGCACTTCCATCGAATCTACCCAATTGGACTCCTCGCGGGGCTGTTTACTGTCGGACTTGCTGCGCTCTTAGTCAACATAACGCTGCTCTCGGTTTTGCTCGGTTTGATCTGGCTGCCCCTTGCATCACTTGATTCTCTGGATCTTCCTGGAGTTGATTGAGTTTTTCGGTCAACCGTGGACGGTGCTGAAAACACCGCCGCCAAGTTTCGGTTTCATTGTGGTTTACATCGTCGGCTGTTTCGCGGTTGTGTATTGGGTGTGGGTGTGGATGCACCGAAAACAGGTTCTGGTGATTGGGTTGATGGTTCTGGCGATCTGGATTTGGGACGCCGCTTGGCGTGAGCGGGGTAGGCTGTTAGATATTACGTTTCTTGATGTCGGACACGGGGACGCGGCGTTTGTCCGATTCCCTGACGGGAAAGTTATGTTAGTCGATGGGGGAGCCAATTCATTGAGGACTGAGGCGACTGAAGCGGGAATTGTGAGGCGCGTGGGTTACGATCATGGCGAGCGGACGCTTGACCCGTTCTTGTGCCACGAAGGTGTTTTTGGGATAGACCTGCTCCTTTTGAGCCATCCGGACAATGACCACGGCGGTGGGTTGGCGCATATTTTGC encodes the following:
- a CDS encoding MBL fold metallo-hydrolase, with the protein product MIEFFGQPWTVLKTPPPSFGFIVVYIVGCFAVVYWVWVWMHRKQVLVIGLMVLAIWIWDAAWRERGRLLDITFLDVGHGDAAFVRFPDGKVMLVDGGANSLRTEATEAGIVRRVGYDHGERTLDPFLCHEGVFGIDLLLLSHPDNDHGGGLAHILRGFDVKRESTHQILHEIVDAKRIPHELGYAGTVDLTSTTLLELLHPFDAASTDLHDKDVNNDSLVLKLTYGDVRILFTGDIERKVELMLVESGKDLRCHIMGAKHLAVRSSSMLCVRGTRSSLWGSGIDTASRLR